In Argopecten irradians isolate NY chromosome 11, Ai_NY, whole genome shotgun sequence, one DNA window encodes the following:
- the LOC138335102 gene encoding uncharacterized protein, producing METEYDYLFKYLLIGDSGVGKSCLLLRFADDVFSETYISTIGVDFKIRTVDLDNKVVRLQIWDTAGQERFKTITASFYRGSHGIMLVYDVSDMESFQNIGMWVEEAKKYGGSDATMILVGNKSDMTTKRTVTYEMGKEYADRLGIPFMETSAKQSTNVETTFLTMASELKTKLVDSRLDPIVGPTVRLRNSSPVNTKSNGPCAC from the exons ATGGAAAC CGAATATGACTACCTATTTAAATACCTCCTGATCGGGGACTCTGGTGTAGGGAAGTCTTGCCTGTTACTGAGATTCGCA GATGACGTGTTCTCAGAAACATACATCTCCACCATTGGAGTTGACTTC AAAATCCGAACAGTAGACCTTGATAACAAAGTGGTGCGGTTACAaata TGGGACACGGCAGGACAAGAAAGATTTAAAACCATTACAGCATCGTTCTACCGTGGATCGCACGGGATTATGCTTGTCTATGACGTCAGTGACATG GAGTCATTTCAGAACATAGGGATGTGGGTTGAGGAGGCTAAAAAGTACGGAGGTTCTGATGCTACTATGATACTAGTGGGGAACAAGTCAGACATGACAACCAAACGGACCGTGACGTACGAAATGGGCAAG GAATATGCTGACAGACTAGGCATTCCGTTCATGGAGACCAGTGCTAAACAATCTACCAACGTTGAAACAACCTTTCTAACAATGGCATCTGAACTGAAAACCAAATTAGTTGACAGTCGATTAGACCCCATAGTTGGTCCGACAGTGCGTCTCAGGAACAGCTCGCCAGTCAACACTAAGTCGAACGGACCTTGCGCGTGTTAA